ACAGCAGAAAGCTGGTCTTATAGGAATTTGATCCGGTACGTCCAACAGATTTCGGCAATAGATATGGCTTCGCTTTTTTCTTTTTGCCATCCCCTTCTCGAGTATCTTCGAGCGATACGAAATTTCCCTCCCGATCAATGACGATGATGAATGGAATCTCCTTCCATTCAAATCCTTCCGGTGCAATACCGCTTTCCGGATCGGCAGCTTTTCGCTGGTAATAGTCGTACAGTGCTTGCAGAATCATTTTCTCACCTCCTCGCTCTCCCAATCGGGCACTTTGATAACTCCTTTTTCCAGACACGCCGGGAAAAATGCCGGAGGTGGCTCTTTCAAGTTCTTTTGAAAATCGAGGTCGTAAAGCATAAATCCCAAATTGCGGGTTTCGCTGATCGGTGGGGGTTCATTTGCCAGATCATCGACCAGCCTGAATTCGCAACTGAACTCGCGGCAGCCGAGATAGGGCTGGTTGAAGCACTGCCCTTTCCGCGCCCGGCGCTCGAAGATGGCGTAGTATTTTCCCGGATTTTCATCCTTACGCAGCTCTGAGGTTTCCCTGCCGTCCTGCAATGATTCCGGCACCGGGCGCTTTGCATCTGGCCGCTCCGACGGCGGAACGAACTCAAGCTCGGCGTGAAGCCGGTAGGCCACATCCCGCAGAAACAAGCCAGCTCGTTGCTGACGCGCCGTTTCAATGAAAATGCCGTCGCTCCGCTCGCTTGCTGTTTGGCCGACCTCGTTGCGCCGCACCGAAATCCACTTGATCGGATTCAATACTTCAATCTTCCGAATCCGCCAGCGAATGGCCGGTTTCCAGAAAATCGCCTCGAAAATTCCCCGCGCCGCCGATGGGGTAATGACGTCGTAGCTCACCCGCTCGACCTTCATTTCGGGCCGGGTGAAGCAGGCGTAATCGCCCTTGACTTCAAGACAGAATGTTTTATTCCAATGCTCCATAACGTTGTTCTCCCTTGTTGAGCTTACCAGTAAAAATTCAGGTTGGCGTCGATATTCAACCCGAAAACCGGATCGTACGCGCTTTCCGACGTCTGCACCCAGACACCATGAACCTCTTCGATCAAGCCGTTCTCGATCAGTTTTTTCAAATCCGGATCATAGACATTCACCGAATAGCGCTGAAGTTGCCGCATCAGTTTTCGATTTGGGCCGCCAAAACGCAGTTGATCGATCAAGGCGTCGATGTTTGCTTTTCCGTTGCGATATCTGACGATGATGCCGTGTTGCAGCGTATCATCGATGAGTTTGAATTTTCTGGCTGCGGTGCGGAACTGGATTTGGAAATATCTGGCCGCGTCGTTGCTCGCCAGCAAATCCATGATTCCCTTCGTGTCGAAGCCATTCAGGCCGCTGAAGTAGTGCATGAAATAACGGCGGAACGCTTCCGGCATGAGCGAGGCGGCAAGTTCAGGAACCGTGCGGAACAGCTCCTGGGCGGCCTGTTCGGCTTTGCGCAAGCGGCCCGATGGCGAGGGATTCGGCGGGTTGAACACCACAACATCGCCATGCTCAAGCTTGCCCTCACGATTGCACCGGCCCGCCGCCTGTGCGATGCTGTCAAGCCCGCTGAACGAACGATAGACCGTTGGAAAATCAATGTCAACGCCAGCTTCGAGCAACTGGGTGCTCACCACCCGAACCGGCTCGCCCGCAACGAGCTTCGATTTCAACTCGGCAATGACGGTACTGCGATGCTCCGGGCACATCAGCGCGGAAAGATGAACCGTGCCGTCCGGCATCAAGTCATGGAGCTCGCGGCAATCCTTGCGGGTGTTGACGATGCACAACACCTGCTCGGGCTCACAAAGCCGCCTGGCGATCTCAGCCCATTCGTGCCGTTGATCAGCCTGGCCAAGCATCCGCACGCGGACGCGCTGAAAGATGCCGAACAGCTTTTCCGGATCGGCCATCAACTCGCGCACACGGCCGTCGTCAAACCCTTTAAGAATATCTTTGCCGGTTCCGACCTTGCCGCTCAAAACCGGCTGGGTGGCCGTGCAGAGCACGACCGACGTTCTGAAATGCGCACTCAGCATTTTAATGACCGAGACTATCGGTTGCAGAAAATCGGTCGGCAGCATCTGCGCCTCGTCGAGCACAACAACCGAATTGACGATATTGTGCAACTTGCGGCAGGCCGAGCTTCGGGCCGCGAAGAGCGACTCGAAAAACTGCACGTTGGTGGTCACGATAATCGGTGCATCCCAGTTTTCAGTCGCCAGCCGGGATGCCGGAGTTTCTCTCGATGGATCGAGGTTGCTGTGGTGCTCCAACACTGCGTCATCTCCGAACACTTCGCGATAGACCGCCGCCGTCTGCTCGATGATGCTGGTGTAGGGAATCACCACGATGATCCGCTTTTTATCGTGCTTCAGAGCGTGTTCGAGCGCGAAGGCCATCGAGGCAAGCGTTTTGCCGCCGCCGGTGGGCACGGTCAGCGAAAACAGTCCCGGCTCCAGCGACACGCCTTTTTGGCGGCACTCGCGGAGAATCTCTTTTCGCGCCCGGTTGACCGGCGTATCCGAAGCACCGCTCTCTTTGAGCGACATGTGCTGGTCAAAACGCTCTTTCAGCATTGCCAGATCAACGCCGTTCGGACGAAGTTCAGATGTCTCTGGATTCATGAAGCGCTCTGTATCAAGAAAGTCCGCATCAACGAGGCAGGAGTACAGCATCCGGATCCAGAGGTGCACCAGCTCCGCGCCGCCATTCTGGGTTTGGCATGGCAACGACGATGGTAAAGGCGTATCCAGAATGTTTTCGGGAGGATTACCTTTCAAGGCATGTTGCAGATGTTCGGAATTACTCAAACGCTCGGATAGCGGATCGCCTTTGGTTCCGGCGTCTTTGTCCCAATCCGGCAAGCCGGTATGGTGCCCGGCGATCAGGTAGCCAAGAATTCGTCCGATATCTTTGCTTTTGTTGCTGGCCAGTATTGCCCCGGCTGCGGAGTGGTCAATCTTGCCCATCGCTCTTTTCCAGATAATCGCCGTTGCTCTTGCGCAGATACTT
The nucleotide sequence above comes from Chlorobaculum tepidum TLS. Encoded proteins:
- the cas5c gene encoding type I-C CRISPR-associated protein Cas5c, coding for MEHWNKTFCLEVKGDYACFTRPEMKVERVSYDVITPSAARGIFEAIFWKPAIRWRIRKIEVLNPIKWISVRRNEVGQTASERSDGIFIETARQQRAGLFLRDVAYRLHAELEFVPPSERPDAKRPVPESLQDGRETSELRKDENPGKYYAIFERRARKGQCFNQPYLGCREFSCEFRLVDDLANEPPPISETRNLGFMLYDLDFQKNLKEPPPAFFPACLEKGVIKVPDWESEEVRK
- the cas3 gene encoding CRISPR-associated helicase Cas3'; the protein is MGKIDHSAAGAILASNKSKDIGRILGYLIAGHHTGLPDWDKDAGTKGDPLSERLSNSEHLQHALKGNPPENILDTPLPSSLPCQTQNGGAELVHLWIRMLYSCLVDADFLDTERFMNPETSELRPNGVDLAMLKERFDQHMSLKESGASDTPVNRARKEILRECRQKGVSLEPGLFSLTVPTGGGKTLASMAFALEHALKHDKKRIIVVIPYTSIIEQTAAVYREVFGDDAVLEHHSNLDPSRETPASRLATENWDAPIIVTTNVQFFESLFAARSSACRKLHNIVNSVVVLDEAQMLPTDFLQPIVSVIKMLSAHFRTSVVLCTATQPVLSGKVGTGKDILKGFDDGRVRELMADPEKLFGIFQRVRVRMLGQADQRHEWAEIARRLCEPEQVLCIVNTRKDCRELHDLMPDGTVHLSALMCPEHRSTVIAELKSKLVAGEPVRVVSTQLLEAGVDIDFPTVYRSFSGLDSIAQAAGRCNREGKLEHGDVVVFNPPNPSPSGRLRKAEQAAQELFRTVPELAASLMPEAFRRYFMHYFSGLNGFDTKGIMDLLASNDAARYFQIQFRTAARKFKLIDDTLQHGIIVRYRNGKANIDALIDQLRFGGPNRKLMRQLQRYSVNVYDPDLKKLIENGLIEEVHGVWVQTSESAYDPVFGLNIDANLNFYW